The Erigeron canadensis isolate Cc75 chromosome 1, C_canadensis_v1, whole genome shotgun sequence genome segment TATCTGCCGAATAACTTCTGTGGAGACATAATTCAAGAATGATATACAATTGGGGACGAAATAATGAGGTCATGTAATTACTAATGCAGAACTTGAAAATGCAAGCCTTGAAATTAATCTATATAAGTTACGATGTAATCGATATCATTATACTTTTCTTGTCCTTGGACCACAaacaatatatacacacacaaaaaagggaaaaaaaccctaataaatcaaataaataacgCTAAGATATTAATCAATAGAAAAACACATTCATgaatgaataaagaaaaagcAATACCTGCCAAGACAATCCTTAAGAACTTGTTCGGTTTTCTCGcatttcttaatgaatttgccGGGCTCAACCTCTTCAGTTCTGCACTGAGAAGATACAATCTTCCTGGTTGAGCATGCAACGCCGTCAGATCTAGGATTGTTTCCACCGTAGATCTCGCCCGAGGAGTCTTCATCATCGTCCTTCCATACCCAACccatgattaattaattaatgaattgtCTTGCTTCTCTATTAATTAATGAATTGTCTTGCTTCTCCAGAAACCTCGAGAGTTTATTTGTCAAGGAAAAAGTGGGTGGGgggtaaaaatataaataataaggcgGTTTATGTTTTTGCTAACTTGTTGATAAAGCACGCACCCAACTTTATAACATTTCTAAATATGCCCCTTAAGTTTTTCGACTATCTCCAAGTTATGTTCTCCAACTTTTACGTTAGATTTTAAACCAATGCGAGCCTACTCTACTCGAGCCTACAACAATAGCCCCAACCACTTGATATCTTCTGTATACAGTCCATAATAGTtctttacataaatatattactcgtaGGTTTCTTCGGAACCAACTACAACGTTCGACCACTTAAAAAACAAACTTGTTGCTGTAGTCAGTAACACTATATATGAACTCTTTAACCACTCTAACAGTCAAACCCTTTTTGTTTTATACATAGTGCCGGTTTCtttctcatatttattttttcattttcttgtttgttttttgtgtATTAGCACATATATGCTGTATTAAATCGTTTAATTATACaccaattatacatatattgtagCTTACTTGTACCTATTATGTATGACTACATATTGTTAACGTACATATGCCCTCCCTTTCCATATTGAACCAACATGTGGACTTCCatagataaaactatatacTTATGGAAGCCTCATCCGTGCATTACAATGGTTTCACCATCAAACTGACACGGTGACACCATCTACCAAATGAGGAatctaacacacacacacaaaaaaaaaaaaaaaaagaaaaaaaaaaaaaacacaagacaAACAGAAGTATAAGCATGCATCCAACATCTTTATTAGATTTCGGCACACAGGGTATAAAATTCTTGCTATTTCCCTACAACGTGGGCTTTAACAAATCAAATGAATTCATGTTTCTTGTTAAGGGCTATACCAGAACTGTTTGGAGCTTTGCCTATTCTCATACATCAAATGCCAAACAACACCACCTGTAATCCTTTAAATTATCTATATGTCATGAAACAGCTCAAAAGAATAGCTGGACTAGAGCTTCTTAACAATCTCTTCATTCACACGATGATAGTAGGTCATTCTTTGAATTGATTTGAGAGCTTCATCATATTTTTTACTTTCAAAAGCATTTGCAAACAATTCAGACCAATGTCCAAGTTTTTCTTCCATCTAtaagaattaagaaaaaaaagttttgaatcGCTAAATTATTTCTAAAAGGCTTAGCTGTAAGACACCAAGCCATTAAAATATGTTTCACATGTACCTGGGATTGAATCTGAATCAGTGCTCGGTTGTCGGGGGCTTCTTCCACTGCTTCCCTAATTTCCATGATCTGCAAGCAGAGTGAAATTTTACTCTTAGACAATTTAACTTAATGAGTTTCATTTATATGGGTAGATAAGAAATACTAATTGTTTCACAGGAACTAGTTTATGTGAGTCGAAATAAAAGTAGGGTCCGAATGTATATGAATAACGGGGTTAGAAAGCATTGAATTTCAGATTGGACAAGCAGTGGCGGACGTATGCATACCGAAGGGTATGCACTTGCATACCCTGTGCGTTCTATCCGTAAtgtaaattttaaacttttttgaaTCTTTATAGTAAACTTTCTTAAGAGTGCATACCCGGTGGTTAAACGGTGAACACCCTGCAACAATTATCCGTGATTCCCTTCTCTTGTTAATGTAGAATCCAAAACCAAAATCGAAATCAAAAGTGAAAGTTTACCGAGAAACCATTTTGATTAGAGTTACTGATCAGAAATTTTGACTAGTTGAATTCAAGGGAGCATCATAACTGCAAGAAGCTAGCTTTCTCTATGTCATTTTCATCAACTAGATGACTAGATCATCAACTTGGTTCTTTGGTGGCTCTGATTCGAACTTCCTAACAGAGTGCTCCACTATCAATTGAGCACACCTGTTGTGTTCTTCTTGGTCTgtcatacatttatatttatatttataagaacacggtaagaacacttaaaaactacattttgatggtttaaaagtccataaaactgacatagtgcataactaattatcattatttaagtgtttaacaacacattgatccatcaaaatcgaaaaaatcatgttttttgttggatgcatcattttgatgaatatgcatccaagatggatgcacaaaacaaaaaacgtgattttttcgattttgacggatcaatgtgttgttaaacacttaaataatgataattagttatgcactattttagttttatggacttttaatgcatcaaaacgatgtttttaagtgttctcaccgttcttattttaagattgttctcACTGGAATGTTACcctatatttatatgtgtatatataactaGTATGATATATCAGTGATATGATGTCGAGTGTTTTAAGTGGAATTATTATagaaaagaagtaaaaatacGGAGttggttacttttttttttctccgaaaattgtaaaaatagttttttatattcattatgTGCCCAAGAAGATGTGCAACACATGGAGAAGTTCAACTTTGTGGAGTTACACGTGTAATAGAAGAATAGGTGTGAAGGGATATAAGAATTGCAATTGCAACTTTGTATAGCGTCACAAgatgtacaaattatatatgGTCCACCCTAATATATTAAGATTCATCagttttataaaatagaaattgaGTTATCCCTAATTAAAGTTAGTATCACAAAAAATTAAAGCAAAGTTATACAAATAGGGTTTTGCAAGGACATATACACGGTTACCTGTTTAGTTATTTGTCAGTGGACAATATAATTCGTTATGAAGTGTAGTTTATTTTTGTTCGCCCGTTTGTTTAAACCTTGCTAACAACCTATATGTacatacaaattttattttcttttaatcaaAAGTGCATACCCAATGGCGGATTCCTAGATCCGCCACTGTGGACAAGGGTCTCAACCACATCTATCCATATAAGAATAGCAAAGAAGTACATAAGGAAACTCTATCTCGCTCGATGTGCAATAGACATCCATAACAAGTTGTGTCTTAGGAATATATACATGCACCTAGTAGTCTAGGACAATGTATAGGGAAATAGGGAAATCACTATGAGAAACCAAGGACCTTAAATTACCTCGCCCAACAATTCCGGTTCCGAGACAGTTTGTTCTTCATCTACTTCAATCCCTTCAAGCCTCATCTAATAAGGCAGAAAGATGATAAGAAAAAAGCCATTTGAACGATGAAGATCATTTTCAAGCAATCAatcaacaataataatcaacCGGTTTGGCGAAAATATGTTCTAAAGTCAACTAGAAAAGCGTTTTTGGTGGATTGTTTGTCGATGCTACTAAAATATGTCTTCAGTCTGCAGGCATGACTTAAATATAGTGATGAATTTATGTGTCAGATGGGCTAGAGGTACAGTAAATTGCTAGATAATTATGTTATTGGTGACCCATAATACAGTTTTTGGTAATTAAATGGCTAAATTATCTACAAGACACAGAAACTATGTTTGTACTTACAATATAAATCGCTCTTAACAATGGTTTACGGAGTGTAGTATACGCATCAATAACCCTAGCAGACTGTTCAGCGGCATACTCTCTATCCTCCTGCTTAACAACAAGAACCAACACATgaaccaacaaaaaaaagaacttttaaaaatcaaacaaaacataatttacTCACAAACCTTAGATTTGGTGTGAACCAAATCAGGATGAAGCTTTTTCTGCCAATTTTTGTATGTTCCTTCCAAAGTTCTATCATCAATATTAAACTTCCTCTCTCTGTCATATAAAAGTAGTAATAGCTAATCAAAAGAGCGAGATCCATAACACGTTAATATACTTTCACTTTTGTCAAAAGAGTAGTAATAACTACTATTAACTAGTGCTCAGTTTTGCCAGAATCACGAAAAGATAGCTTTGTGTAGCATTTTAGCTATTCAGTAACCTCAAGTAAATATGCTAAGTTGGCAGCTCAAATGATATTCTCTATACGTTAGCATTGTTATATACTAATCATACATATAACAAGATACATTCAAATTTGTCCCCGAGCCATTGTACTCAACAATTTTACACAAGTCAGGTTACCAAATAAAACGACCAAAAGGGAGCACAGAACAAACCATGGCTGCCAAAAGTAAATACGACGACTCGAGAGTATATGAGATAATTGTTCCGGCTAGCACTTACCAAAGTATATTGTCATTTTATCAAAAATCTTAATTCTAATGAAGGTTCAAATTGCAATTAGGAACTAAACTATAAAAATCCAACAAACCCAAAACACATCAACTCAATAATCATTGTCCAGAACTATATCCATGAAGAACTTGACACTAGGgctattattttaaattaaaaaaaaaaaaaacttacaaaccAAAAATGGTGAAATAATCAACAGAATGGTCAACAGGCTGAATACTCCCGCAAGATTCACAAAACAGAAAAGCCCTGTCACGCTTACAATTCCAACAACTACTGAAACTGGATTCACTAGAAGAACTGAAGAAACTGTTTCCAAGAATTTTGGGATTCCGTATAATAAGATGATTTTGCGGGTGGTTTTGTGAAACCCATATTGGTTGTTTGGGAATGAAGAaagatgaagttgagaaatttGGTGGGTTTTGAAACTGGGTGATGGGTTCTTGGAGGGATATaaatttagggtttagggtttttgttgataataaggatgttcttgttttaatcttaataataaGTTGTTGGTTTCTCCACATTTTTGGAGAGAAACTGATCTAGTTCTAAAACCCTGTTGTTGATGCTAAACCCATGTGATGTTTGTAGTGTTTTTGATATCAAGTTTTCTGCTTGTCTAGGCAGCTTCAAGAATTGGGAAATTTTCAGTTTTAATAAatgtttctatttattttttatttgtctttatttttttaataattttcagAATAGGTGGCAGCGTGCAGTCCTTTCCTTCCTTCCCATCTTAAAATCTTACtccctatatatatggtttgtttttttttttttctttttttatgtatattatcaaaatgatgcattaaaaaaaatatattatttttttttattttgacggattcATGTgctgttaaacacttaaataatgataattagttatgcactatgtcagttttatgaacttttaatgcatcaaaatgtagtttttaagtgttcttatttgttctcattttaagttgattctcatttgattgccatatatatatctatatagggTAGCTTTCCGGTGAGAACAGGTTAAAAATAAGAATAGTGAGAACAGTTTATAACCATTGGATAGAAAAATTGAATGGCCAAGATGAATAAgggtatttttaaaatattaaatagatTTCATGGTAAATATGTCTTTTTACCAAGAATTTTAAGGATATGATAGTAAATaagaaggaaaaaagaaaaaagaaatggcTATAATAACACGTTTTGGGAGTTAAAGAAAAAGACGGTTACCAAGTTGTTAATTTTGAAGAATTTTTTCAAACTTACGTACCAacttgtattttaatttgtaaaataattaatcctatattttattaatgtaacGATTCTTTAGATAAGTTTTGAAAAGCATTTCAGACGGaaaacacaaaaagaaaaagaaaggaagaTTTGGATGCATCAAAAATAAACATTTGGATGTTTGGatacatgaaaaaataaatataacttgGATGCATAAAAATGATTTGGATGCATAAAAATGATTTGGATGCATTGAAAATGACTTGGatgtataaaaaattaacataacttCGATCTAAAttggatgcattaaaatgaCTTGGATCcataaaaactaatataacTTGGATGCATGAAAATTAATCTTACTTGACTTGGATGCATAAAACTAATTTGACTAGGATCCATATTGTTGAGAAAAGTtggaaattaaataataaataaacaaatacagGGCTTGGTTTGATGAAATAGAAACTAAATACTTTAATATGAAAATTGATATAGAAATAAAATCGTGATATGGAAATTGTTAACTAGATCGGATTAGATCACGGTTACTTATTTATggagataaaagaaaaatattaatttgtaattttcaaTTGTCTAAATTaccctttttaatatttaatgatgTGGAAGTTTCCTGTTAGTTCTTACATGTTCTTATTTTTTACTTGTTCTTATTGGATGgcttccatatatatatatatataggaaagataatttgagaccaactaaaaaaagttcaaaaaaggaccattgattttcataAGTTACACACCATCATCATGATCtattacgatatacaagactttcacagaatgttttggtaaggaatggaatctttcaaaggaattgaaatttgaaggaatagaatttgacggaatgtttttgattttttgaaaatttaagtgatggaatgtttacattcctatgcaatgagattccctcttctttgtgcaaccaaacgcactaaggaatggaattcaattccaattccatcaaattctatgaaccaaacgcgacctaagacttttcagcgacgggcccacagaaaaatcatgtgtaagttaacttacacatacttacacacgtgtaagtttacacatgattttctggtgggcccgtcatCGGAAATtcttagtgtttttattaaaaagtcttgtataccgtagtagatgatgatggtgtacaaaaatcaatagtcctagttggtcctaaaataaataagaggtggtctcaaaatatctcacccatatatatatatatatataaattgattaggGCTTTTATGAATTTACTTAAAATTTATGATTTACTATTTTGTGATTAGGTTAATCTGAATGTAGTGCAGTagatttgtatgtatatgtttatgaATTGAACGATTATTATTGTGGTAAATGTTGTTAAATGTGATGGGAACCGTGTAGGTTGAAATGGTGAGCTTATTAATGATATTACAGTACCAGGGGTTGTAGCAATTAACACCATCTTATGGGAGTCGAAGAATCAACAGGTAAAGGATATATTCCCATCTTCTAAACTGTCACCGATCATTTAGCCATTAACCCCAAAATCAAATTTACTcctttcattttcatcaaatcaatttttttacagATTCAAACTTCTTCTTTTCAATTATTTAATCAACctatatttaatttgttggaatttttcattaatttaaattctTTAGGGTTTTTTGCATTGAATTTGCGGATTTGGATTTTCCGGTGATGACTTTGGGTGCTGtattatatatctatgattaattgattggatgcaatttttttttcttttttttttctcattattGATATTATGAAATTTTTCAGCAGGTGAAGCATTTATACATGTGGTAAGTTTTTCAAATTCTGGTAAGTTTATAAATAAGTATGTCATATTCATACATATATGACATTTAACAAATTCATCTAATAGGTAAAAAAGTTAAAGAACTATGGAATTAGGAAGATATGTTTACGTAAcataataattacatttttttttttttgcattttctTGCACTTCTTATTTGTTGTCTAGACTCAATTCTTTTGGTTCCTGAATGTATTCTCTCTACAGGAAAGAAAATACAGTTAACTGCAGTGTTTGAGGGTAGCAACCATGTACCTCCACACTATGTAAGTCGTCATTTCAATGTGCAAAGTCATACATTTTTCAGAATTTCAGCATTAGATTGTTGCTAGGATAGGTTATGAATTGTAACTCATTTACCTCAAAACTTTAGAAACTTTAATATAGACGTTGCTTTTAACCATTTACTCATGAATGAATTCATTTGGGGTCGTCTTCTAACTAATGACTAAAATGAATGCTATGTCCCAAGAGTAACGAGATGGTAATTCGAATTAAACAAGAGTGGGTGATGTCGGATTGAAAGTATGACATTGAATTCAGTTATAAGTAATAAAGATGCGCCTCTCCTCAATGGCTTTTTGAAatctttttcagtttttgatatgaatatGTTGCTCTGGTGTCCAAAAAAACTAGAGGATGGCCTGTGATGTCTATCGGATAAACAGTTTGAGTAAACagtaaaataatttaattgAGTATGAATTAACTCTCGAAAAAGCAGCAGCACCTGTCATGATGATGACGTTGATGCACCAGGGCCTACAAAGAAACTCAAGGTTAATGAACAAGAGGCGTTGGAAGGTGGTCATGAAATGATGTCCACTCAGAAAGTGGCTGCTTTTGAGGTCAATCTTTAAGAAGTTGAACTTTATTCCCTGGTAGAACTTTGTAATCTATTACAGCTGAATAGTTTATCTGCTGATTTACTTTATTGTTACGGGTTTATGACTTCCTTTCCTAAGTatatgatgtaaaatataatattctgGTGCATGATGTTTGAACTTCTTTTGAAATCTACAGTTTCATGTATTAAGACTGGAGGTTTTAAATATTATCATGTGCAATAGAAAGTTTGGTGTCACTAAAAAGGAGCTGACCTGACCCATTAACGCAACAAAACTTTAACCCGACCCATCATCTACAATTTGGTGTgatttaaaataaagttttgttttttttcttttttcaaaactGGAGGTGTATGCTTTAAATTGTTTTCTTGGTTTAGGGTTTCGAAATAGTTGGGTAGTTTCTGCTTCACCAGAAGAAGGTTGACCTGATTATTCTTTTTCTGGAAGCTAATTAACTATGTATGTGTATGCTACACTTCTGATTCTAATAGTGTGAGAGATTGGGCATTGCTTTCAGGTATATCTTTGCACCCTCCTTGTATGTGTCATTGATATGCACTACTTAGTTTTTCTATGGTTTGTCCAGAAGAAAATCGATGTTTCATATCAGTTCAATTTGCTGTATGAAGTCAGGCTGTCATCTTGCACGATGGTGCCACCTGTCAGAAGTAAGTTCTTGATAGAATGAGGTTGGACAAATGAACTATTATCCTATATCTACTTGTCCCATCCTTATTTTTATGTAGGTATATTCTATTGTCTTCGATCTACTTCTTCATATAATAAGCCTAAATTTAGTTGGAATGAAAAGAGCATTTCCTGCGATTCTCTCTTTATAATGATCTGATATCCTTTTTTGTTGAAATcattaatattttctttttatcatgTCTCTTATTCTGTTTTGTACAAGTTATTGTtttgggttcacaaaaatatatgttctaaaattattatatattgcaGTTAGAAAAGAGGATTTTGATGGGGCTACATATTTTGTCTCAAAGGGTTATGAGATGATGCTTATCGCATGAGACCTCATCAGGTACTGTCCTAATTATATTCTTGATCAACTGAGATGTGTACTTCGCAAAAGTGGCAATGCCTAGGTTTTCCGATATTACCCGCAACATCTATCATTCttagaatataatatatatatatatatattcgtaaATAGGGATTCATATATATCTTCCGAGACTCTAtcttgatgtttatatattcttatcttctaaaagatATTCCTTCTTCCTTTTCGAGTAAGTTCCTAAAGATGACGTTTACCTGGCTTTGTCTTCAGTCTGTTCAGTCTTGTGCTGATTTCTGTCTGATCTCTTTAATTTTCAGGTCACACAAATCTAGACGTCTTTTTTTCAGTAGCTTGTTCTTAATAAGTTTCTTCCGTCAAATTCATATAAGGGTTTAGTTCATTACAGTTagcaataaatatttttgtttaacaGGGTTCTATACTTCTATTTGAGTTTTTGGGATCATAACCAAATTGTGTCTAACATCAAAACTTTTTAAACTGTGGAATGAAATACAATCTATTTTAAGCTGTTGTgatttaatttaaaaacttgTAACAGTTGTTTATTTGCTTCGTTTTATTGGATGAAATATGcgtaataatttattttgaatgaTGAAGGAGATACCAATATCTGAATCATTAAAAGATAGGATCATGGAGAGGAGTCACAAGAATGATGAAAGATGGTGATGTAGAAGTGAGATGATACTTACATCGGGCATGGTGTTAATTACAGCTCGATAAATCTGCTACCTAGCCCACATACAGTTGTTGCCTGGATTCAGTTGTTCCGCTCGGTTGACAAATAGGTTCATAGCAGTACACTTGACTAGAAGGTTACTGGAAACATAGTTGTTTGCATTGATGTAGCCACTCATTTGGTTGAGTTACAACACAGTGCAACAAAGTAGTATTTTTGTGCTGGTGGGTACATTCTGCAGTGTCTGGTATTGTTAAAGTAGCTAAGGAATGGGAAACATTCACTACATTTGTTGTTAATGTGCACAACTGATTTCTACTCTTAAACGGCAGCTTAGATAAGAGACTATGCTTGAAGGTAAGTTGTTGGTGTTGGAGAATGATGCTGATAAGGATCTAATTAAGGACTCTGTGTGTTCATTTTAGGCCATGTAAAAGCTGATGAAGGGTAGGTCCAAGAAGGATATCATTAACGGTGCATGATTATTTGAGCTGTGTGATTATATTATTCTGGTGATGGGGTGTGCGGCTGTCTCAAAAAAATAGAGAATCGCCTGTGATGTCAATATTAGTGATGGTTTCCATGTCGAGTTAGTTCCCCGTTACTTTTTCATATTTTGACCCATATTGTTGCAGATTCTTCTTGTATGTACCGGTGGATATTCTGAAACACTTTAACCCCACTCATGTGGTTAAAATTTGTATTATCTGCTAAAACTAAGAACCTAACCTTCAGAGTGTATTGATCTCAAGATAGAGATGTTGGGGGAGTAACTTTAATGGAATTCAATTCAGCCCACCATGACTCCTCCAATCGATCGTAAGCGTAAAGCAATGGTTAGTCTTTTGGATTCCTTCAAACTTCAGGCATTTCAGCTTTATTAAGAGGCTTTACCACCATTATCATAGTAGGAAATCTCAACTTTAGCTAATCGTGGGCTGGGTAGATGGTTTTATTAAGAGGCTTTGGCACCATTATCATAGTAGGAAATCTCAACATTAAAATGGTTGCATGGATCCCGGGCATTTATCGGATGAACTACCTGATCATGGAAAAAAGGTTTCTTCTTTGTTATGTAAACTTTTCTATTTGTTGGTATAAGGCAACTGGTCTAGGATAAACAACAGTTTCTTGaagaatttttttattacttgttaGACTTGTTTTTAATGCTGTCCTTTGATAACTTCAAAAAAGCTCCCATCTTTTGACATGGTTACGCATAACGTGGTTTGTAAACCGTGTTAAAACCCCAAACCCCACACGAACCCTTAAAGACCCCCACCCCACCTGCCCATTTACAGTTCCTTTTAACTTGCTGCTAAACTTCCCATCATCACTGGCATTTTTTTGTTTCTGTCAGTTTCGACCCATTTAGCTTTTAAATGGGTCGATTTGGTTATCTTTGATCTCTACTCGGTCAagcatttttgttttaatactTGAATGGATAAGAATTTGGTCAAATGTGTCAAAAGTCACCAAAAGTTAATGTTAATGTATAAAACCTTTCAAATAGTTCCTTTCCAAAAAATGAATAATGTTGAGTAATAGAACTTCTTAAGTATATTTGATACACTTATTATTTATgttagatttgattttgttggacAGAAGATGTTTCTTCATCTTGATCTGTTTTTGACTTGTACAGTGCTTACCTGTTTGACTAGAACACATTCTTAACTGGTTATCCAGCCTTCCTCCATTTCGCCACCTTTAGAGTGAGGTTTTTCTCTAGACACCACCCAAAATCTGTAATATGTGTATCCCAGATGGCTTGAGAATTGCTATGTAATAGTTCTATTGTGTATTTTATCTGTATTCAATTTTACTATAGTTAATTACTGTTTGAACAACCACTAGGTgattaaatagttttttttttttggttaaatgcAGGTCCAGCAACATCTGATATGATGCTTGCATATGTGGATTGTTTACTTGGTGGAGATGAGAAGAGAGATGACCTTCCTCCTCCACTTCATTAGAGATTTCCCTATCTTTAGTTTTTGAAGGAGATCGAAGCTACATGGCTCCTTTTGTTCTTCATAGTGACAATATTATAACCAGCCTTGGGTGGATATATGCTAAAACACTTTGCCCCCATTCATGtggttaaaatttgtatttccGCTAAAAGTAAGGACCTACTCTCTAGAGTATATTCATCTCAAAATGGGGATGTTGGTGGAGTAACTCTAAGTCCACCCATGACTCCTTCAAGTAAGCATAAAGCAATGGTTAGTCTTTTGTATTTGATAAATGTTTGGCTGTGCGTAGCACGGGTATTTAAACCCTCGTCAACTTTAAAATGCAATGTTTAGAGTTGAAGTTACTCGCAAGTTAATGAGCTTGCAAGACAATACAGCAAAAGAGTTAATGGGGGAAACcttagccccggtaccacaattggatactcATCGACTCACCCCGTATGAGTCATGATGCCGAtaaaatacctccatcctaatccccacatgatctgggcaccccgaaggatcgaacccgcgtatttaaacttcatatATGGGTCTAGGCTTTATTCGTAACGGGTACCTTGAATGAATTACTTTTTACTCCAGCTgggatcgaacctgagaccttaaaGTCACCAAGTGCTTGTCTTACCACTAGGCTAGTGAGTCTCAAAATATGGTGTTGAGTATATAATGGTGTGAT includes the following:
- the LOC122581552 gene encoding iron-sulfur cluster co-chaperone protein HscB homolog; its protein translation is MWRNQQLIIKIKTRTSLLSTKTLNPKFISLQEPITQFQNPPNFSTSSFFIPKQPIWVSQNHPQNHLIIRNPKILGNSFFSSSSESSFSSCWNCKRDRAFLFCESCGSIQPVDHSVDYFTIFGLERKFNIDDRTLEGTYKNWQKKLHPDLVHTKSKEDREYAAEQSARVIDAYTTLRKPLLRAIYIMRLEGIEVDEEQTVSEPELLGEIMEIREAVEEAPDNRALIQIQSQMEEKLGHWSELFANAFESKKYDEALKSIQRMTYYHRVNEEIVKKL